One window of the Planktothrix sp. FACHB-1365 genome contains the following:
- a CDS encoding pentapeptide repeat-containing protein, which yields MIESELVKVYQIVKQYQEGERNFSGVNLNETNLSRIKLSQANLSQASFMVANLTAANLSGCNLIGANLNVARLSNANLSKAILDRATLNVTNLVRADLSEASLIESLLIRGELIQALLSQAKLIQANLNGADLREAKVEQADFTHANLSGANLRAIFGVGTCFRRADLRGANLTKADLPKADFSYAEMRQANLTHVNLSGADLSGANLRWADLRGANLAGANLSEANLSGANLSGANLSNTNLVKASFVHADLTQANLIQSDWVGADLSGATLTGAKLYEVHRFSLKAEDLKCDWIDLSPNGDHSHVIQFNPETLRKFFHQSLPTVQIFIDAPLDFESNLSLMMIYHKLSQVYPVMNRPPSVDVDYRRTTLTFSVEREEHLFPIACMIIFPFADASSTQKNIINLMRRIKEENLGKNRKVQILTAMNQVIIKANDFKALVRETQKNYPSPFFKAATQTLLKNSSQHSLIVHSHINFGKRFDELSTRQMDADLTLNSRQTTLPDFNQVVEFIESFDYLG from the coding sequence ATGATTGAAAGTGAATTAGTCAAAGTCTACCAAATTGTTAAACAATACCAGGAAGGAGAGCGGAATTTTAGTGGGGTTAACCTGAATGAAACCAATTTAAGCCGCATCAAACTTAGTCAAGCGAATTTAAGTCAAGCTTCTTTTATGGTTGCTAATTTAACCGCCGCTAATTTAAGTGGTTGTAACCTCATAGGAGCTAATCTCAATGTAGCTCGACTCAGTAATGCCAATTTAAGTAAAGCCATTTTAGATCGAGCGACGTTGAATGTTACTAATTTAGTTCGGGCTGATTTAAGTGAAGCTTCTCTGATTGAAAGTTTATTAATTCGAGGAGAATTAATTCAAGCGTTACTCAGCCAAGCTAAATTAATTCAAGCTAACTTAAATGGTGCAGATTTAAGAGAAGCCAAAGTTGAACAAGCAGATTTTACCCATGCAAATTTAAGTGGGGCGAATTTACGCGCTATTTTTGGGGTCGGAACTTGCTTTAGGAGGGCGGATTTAAGAGGAGCTAATTTAACAAAAGCCGACTTACCCAAAGCCGATTTTAGTTATGCGGAAATGCGACAAGCCAACCTCACCCATGTTAATTTAAGTGGGGCGGATTTAAGTGGCGCTAATTTACGGTGGGCGGATTTACGCGGCGCCAACTTAGCGGGGGCAAATTTAAGTGAAGCCAACCTGAGTGGGGCAAATTTAAGTGGGGCGAATTTAAGTAATACTAATTTAGTTAAAGCCAGTTTTGTTCACGCGGATTTAACTCAAGCTAATTTAATTCAATCGGACTGGGTAGGCGCGGATTTATCAGGAGCTACCTTAACCGGAGCCAAGCTTTATGAAGTCCATCGATTTAGTTTAAAAGCAGAAGATCTCAAATGTGACTGGATTGATTTAAGTCCCAATGGCGATCATAGTCATGTTATCCAGTTTAATCCTGAAACCCTGAGAAAGTTTTTTCATCAAAGCCTTCCCACGGTTCAAATTTTCATTGATGCGCCTTTAGATTTTGAATCTAATTTAAGTTTAATGATGATTTATCATAAATTATCTCAAGTCTATCCTGTGATGAATCGTCCCCCTAGTGTTGATGTGGATTATCGACGCACGACCTTAACCTTTTCCGTGGAACGGGAAGAACATTTATTTCCCATCGCTTGTATGATCATTTTTCCCTTTGCTGATGCCTCCTCAACTCAAAAAAATATTATTAATTTAATGAGAAGAATTAAAGAAGAAAATTTAGGAAAAAATCGAAAAGTCCAGATTTTAACCGCGATGAATCAAGTGATTATTAAAGCCAATGATTTTAAAGCCTTAGTCCGAGAAACTCAGAAGAATTATCCGTCTCCTTTCTTTAAAGCCGCAACCCAAACTTTACTAAAAAATAGCAGCCAACATAGTTTAATTGTTCATAGTCATATTAATTTTGGAAAACGCTTTGATGAATTATCGACTCGTCAAATGGATGCGGATTTAACCCTCAATTCCCGTCAAACCACCCTTCCTGATTTTAATCAGGTGGTTGAGTTTATCGAAAGCTTTGATTATCTGGGGTAA